The proteins below come from a single Campylobacter sp. CCUG 57310 genomic window:
- a CDS encoding outer membrane lipoprotein carrier protein LolA, with protein MKNLIAILSLGLSLFATNFEEIKSNIKTQNISGNFTQTKILKGFNNAFKSYGSFSLNENELLWQNSKPISSTLIINKDGVFQKNGDDLIKTGQNFDEKLFLALVRLDENELKKEFEYKISSSSKGWYIVLTPKNLLLKQIFTQISLSGDEFLKRLELDEVSGDKTINEFYDIK; from the coding sequence ATGAAAAACTTAATAGCAATACTTAGTCTTGGTTTAAGTTTATTTGCGACTAACTTTGAAGAGATAAAATCAAACATAAAAACTCAAAACATAAGCGGAAATTTTACTCAGACTAAAATTTTAAAAGGGTTTAATAACGCTTTTAAGAGCTATGGCTCATTTTCTTTAAACGAAAATGAGCTGCTTTGGCAAAATAGCAAGCCGATTTCTTCAACTCTCATCATAAACAAGGACGGGGTTTTTCAAAAAAACGGCGATGATCTTATAAAAACCGGTCAAAATTTCGATGAAAAGCTATTTTTGGCTCTTGTTAGACTTGATGAAAACGAGCTGAAAAAAGAGTTTGAATATAAAATTTCATCTTCAAGTAAAGGCTGGTATATCGTGCTAACGCCTAAAAATTTACTTTTAAAGCAAATTTTTACTCAAATTTCATTAAGCGGAGATGAGTTTTTAAAACGACTTGAACTTGATGAGGTAAGCGGAGATAAAACGATAAACGAATTTTATGATATAAAATGA
- a CDS encoding thioesterase family protein has product MMSEISKKVIIKAQFFDVDSMNVVWHGNYIKYLETARCELLDEIGYNYEAMKNDGFAFPVVKLDIKYAKPVFFGDEIEVEAILVEFESFLKFRYIIRNVKTKEKLSVANSSQVAVDMKDIQTCLVLPEPIKKAIKRYQNEKLNSNT; this is encoded by the coding sequence ATGATGAGTGAAATTTCAAAGAAAGTTATCATAAAAGCTCAGTTTTTCGATGTGGATTCTATGAACGTGGTTTGGCACGGCAACTATATCAAATACCTTGAAACAGCGCGTTGCGAACTGCTTGATGAGATAGGATATAACTACGAAGCGATGAAAAACGACGGCTTTGCTTTTCCTGTCGTTAAGCTTGACATCAAGTATGCAAAGCCTGTGTTTTTTGGCGATGAGATCGAGGTTGAGGCTATTTTGGTTGAATTTGAGAGCTTTTTAAAATTTAGATACATCATAAGAAACGTTAAAACAAAAGAGAAACTAAGTGTGGCAAATAGCTCGCAAGTAGCGGTTGATATGAAGGACATACAAACTTGTCTTGTGTTGCCTGAACCCATTAAAAAAGCGATAAAAAGGTATCAAAATGAAAAACTTAATAGCAATACTTAG
- a CDS encoding glycosyltransferase: protein MIYKYGFLIPFYNHPARIKQLVTELKKHDLPIIIVDDGSDSASKAVLNSLEGVSILTREQNGGKGAAMKDGFKFGLENGFSHLFQIDADSQHDLSVISEFLACSKKELKKLICAAPVYDESAPKARVHGRKITNFWIYINTLGADIKDGMCGFRIYPLKELETAISKSKTDRMEFDTEILVNAHRSGVKMEWIDIRVFYEKGGVSHFKMLRDNALISLMHAKYFLTMPKFAFDRLIGSKSDKMWWQKYERGGKNLLNLTLFLTKYTPKFLLNFLIKIVVFFYYVTSKKERENIKKFRENLAKFAGKECVKDSSVFSNFYEFGVAICDKFRVWRGEITLDEIRAVNLQTIQNELINAKRGQVILTAHLGNIEICKALSTKVGGLDIVILAYDKNTREFAGTIAKISGKSVRVMLVNELDVEAMLELKNIVDSGFHIGIMGDRVPISGDKFSEVSFLGQSAKFNYGPYLIAGILGVGVSSLWCQKMGDKFDIELIKIADQIKLFRDKQASVKPYLEAYVRELEKRCVQTPSQWFNFFDFWGQ, encoded by the coding sequence TTGATATATAAATACGGCTTTTTAATCCCATTTTACAACCATCCGGCTCGCATAAAGCAGCTTGTAACCGAGCTTAAAAAGCACGATTTGCCTATCATAATCGTAGATGACGGCTCAGATAGTGCCAGCAAAGCCGTGCTAAATAGCCTTGAAGGCGTTAGCATCTTAACCAGAGAGCAAAACGGCGGCAAGGGAGCTGCTATGAAGGATGGGTTTAAATTCGGGCTTGAAAACGGCTTTAGCCATCTTTTTCAGATAGATGCGGACTCTCAGCACGATCTTAGCGTAATAAGCGAGTTTTTAGCTTGTAGCAAAAAAGAGCTTAAAAAACTCATATGCGCAGCTCCTGTTTATGATGAAAGCGCGCCAAAAGCGAGGGTTCACGGCAGGAAAATAACAAATTTTTGGATATATATCAACACTCTTGGTGCAGATATCAAAGACGGGATGTGCGGATTTAGAATTTATCCCTTAAAAGAGCTTGAAACGGCAATTTCCAAAAGCAAGACCGATAGGATGGAATTTGACACCGAAATCCTTGTAAACGCCCATAGAAGCGGTGTTAAGATGGAATGGATAGATATAAGGGTGTTTTACGAAAAAGGCGGCGTGTCGCACTTTAAAATGCTAAGAGACAACGCGCTTATATCGCTTATGCACGCTAAGTATTTTTTAACTATGCCAAAATTTGCTTTTGATAGATTAATAGGCTCTAAAAGCGATAAAATGTGGTGGCAAAAGTATGAGCGAGGCGGTAAAAATTTATTAAATTTGACACTATTCTTAACAAAATACACGCCAAAATTTCTTTTGAATTTTCTGATAAAAATCGTAGTGTTTTTTTACTACGTCACCTCAAAGAAGGAGCGTGAAAATATTAAGAAATTTAGAGAAAATTTAGCCAAATTTGCGGGCAAAGAGTGTGTTAAAGATAGTAGCGTATTTAGTAATTTTTATGAATTCGGTGTTGCGATTTGCGATAAATTTAGAGTGTGGCGAGGCGAGATAACACTAGATGAGATTAGAGCCGTAAATTTACAAACCATTCAAAATGAGCTCATAAATGCTAAAAGAGGGCAGGTTATACTGACCGCTCATCTTGGGAATATAGAAATTTGCAAAGCGCTTTCAACAAAAGTCGGCGGACTTGATATAGTCATTTTAGCCTATGATAAAAATACACGGGAATTTGCAGGGACAATAGCCAAGATAAGCGGTAAAAGCGTGCGAGTAATGCTTGTTAACGAGCTTGACGTAGAGGCTATGCTGGAGCTTAAAAACATAGTAGATAGCGGCTTTCATATAGGCATAATGGGCGATAGAGTGCCTATAAGCGGGGATAAATTTAGTGAGGTTAGCTTCCTTGGGCAAAGCGCTAAATTTAACTACGGACCGTATCTGATAGCCGGAATTTTAGGCGTTGGCGTAAGCTCTCTTTGGTGTCAAAAAATGGGAGATAAATTTGATATAGAGCTAATTAAAATCGCTGATCAGATAAAGCTTTTTAGGGATAAACAAGCAAGCGTTAAGCCATATCTTGAAGCTTATGTAAGAGAGCTTGAAAAAAGATGCGTTCAAACGCCTTCTCAGTGGTTTAATTTTTTTGATTTTTGGGGTCAATGA
- a CDS encoding AMP-binding protein, translating to MSFIDKFKNFRFIDDDRDIFAQSQKFASYLKQNNIKEIEIYLSSACDFCIAFFGAMIAGAVAYILPKPIFSGEMLSVRDENFAEFLDVNDIYELNLNEDSKFYLQTSGSTGKSKNIKKSLKSMIVEGEYLAKIFGFSPENIIFASVSHQHMFGLAYRIFLPMMIGSKAIARELNYPEAILELDLNNHVLITSPVLLKALVQSPRADEIKPICGIVSAGSELKSELREELNKLCNAKIIDIYGSTETGTIAQNLGDGLMLLEPVKGGLDEREALNVSSPWCEFFQSNDCAGIEGSRLILRGRIDRIIKLNDKRISLENIEKKLFESGILSDCYCAVHPKFKRAVALLELNKSGLDKFRKFGKAGIVEQLKEILKIEYKNSIRHFKIVESLPRNPQGKFSKDKFEEVLFRQISPKWTRTKSDVWEYKFSCVMSVELDIFTHHFARLPLVPGFFQLDFIFALARSVGVKFSDKTSVENLKFTKFVRPNDTLDVCFDVSDEKINFELFCNGEKCSSGRIKFDI from the coding sequence ATGAGTTTTATTGATAAGTTTAAGAATTTTAGATTTATAGATGATGATAGGGATATATTTGCCCAGTCTCAAAAATTTGCAAGCTATTTAAAACAAAATAACATAAAAGAGATTGAAATTTATCTAAGTTCGGCTTGTGATTTTTGCATAGCATTTTTTGGCGCGATGATAGCAGGAGCGGTTGCTTATATTTTGCCAAAGCCGATTTTTAGCGGCGAAATGCTTAGTGTAAGAGATGAAAATTTTGCCGAATTTTTAGATGTAAATGATATTTACGAGCTAAATTTAAATGAGGATAGCAAATTTTATCTTCAGACTTCAGGCTCAACGGGCAAGAGTAAAAATATAAAAAAATCTCTTAAAAGCATGATTGTAGAGGGCGAATATTTGGCTAAAATTTTTGGCTTTAGTCCTGAAAATATAATATTTGCAAGCGTTTCGCACCAGCATATGTTCGGGCTTGCTTATAGGATATTTCTTCCTATGATGATTGGCTCAAAGGCTATCGCGCGTGAGCTTAACTACCCTGAAGCAATCCTGGAGCTTGATCTTAACAATCATGTTTTAATAACTTCTCCCGTGTTGCTTAAAGCCTTAGTTCAAAGTCCAAGAGCGGACGAGATAAAGCCTATTTGCGGTATAGTTTCGGCGGGAAGCGAGCTAAAAAGCGAGCTTAGAGAAGAGCTTAATAAGCTTTGTAATGCAAAGATAATTGACATATACGGTAGTACCGAAACCGGTACGATAGCGCAAAATTTAGGCGACGGGCTTATGCTTCTTGAGCCTGTTAAAGGCGGACTTGATGAAAGAGAGGCGCTAAACGTAAGCTCTCCTTGGTGCGAGTTTTTTCAAAGTAACGACTGCGCGGGCATAGAAGGTTCGCGCCTAATCTTGCGTGGCAGGATCGATAGGATAATCAAACTAAACGACAAGCGAATAAGCCTAGAAAATATCGAAAAAAAGCTATTTGAAAGCGGAATTTTAAGCGATTGTTATTGCGCAGTTCATCCGAAATTTAAGCGTGCGGTTGCGCTTTTGGAATTAAATAAAAGCGGGCTTGATAAATTTAGAAAATTTGGCAAAGCTGGCATAGTGGAGCAGCTTAAAGAGATACTAAAGATAGAATACAAAAATAGCATTAGGCACTTTAAGATAGTTGAAAGCCTACCTAGAAATCCTCAAGGAAAATTTTCAAAGGATAAATTCGAAGAGGTTTTGTTTAGGCAAATTTCACCAAAGTGGACTAGAACCAAAAGCGATGTTTGGGAGTATAAATTTAGCTGCGTTATGAGCGTTGAGCTTGATATATTTACTCATCATTTTGCGAGGCTTCCTTTGGTGCCGGGATTTTTTCAGCTTGATTTTATATTTGCCCTAGCTAGGAGCGTGGGGGTAAAATTTAGTGATAAAACTAGCGTAGAAAATCTAAAATTTACTAAATTTGTCCGTCCAAACGATACTCTTGATGTCTGTTTTGACGTGAGCGATGAGAAGATCAACTTCGAGCTATTTTGCAACGGCGAAAAGTGCTCAAGCGGCAGGATAAAATTTGATATATAA
- a CDS encoding DNA gyrase subunit B, with amino-acid sequence MKISLKRLQRNLKLKTAIRAGIFIASIAYPFALFFANRFSLIVIAALGILWTLRGILESKNLRLVSFLAAVFFGLCLIFKGSALAFLYPVLVSLGFLAVFAYSLKNEAIITKFARVKEANLNEKVIAYTRNLTKIWCGFFIFNAALALFLSILEDKIYWSVYTGVISYLLMGALFGGEILYRKIFILRDGG; translated from the coding sequence TTGAAGATATCGTTAAAGCGGTTGCAAAGAAATTTGAAGCTTAAAACGGCGATAAGGGCGGGAATATTTATAGCAAGCATAGCTTATCCCTTTGCACTATTTTTTGCAAACCGATTTAGTCTAATCGTCATTGCCGCACTTGGAATTTTATGGACGCTAAGAGGAATTTTAGAAAGCAAAAATTTAAGGCTTGTTTCTTTTTTGGCGGCGGTATTTTTTGGGCTTTGTCTTATCTTTAAAGGATCGGCTTTAGCCTTTTTATATCCCGTCTTAGTAAGTCTTGGATTTTTGGCTGTTTTTGCATATAGCTTAAAAAATGAGGCGATCATAACGAAATTTGCCAGAGTGAAAGAGGCGAATTTAAATGAAAAAGTTATAGCCTATACTAGAAATTTGACTAAAATTTGGTGTGGTTTTTTTATTTTTAACGCCGCTTTGGCGCTTTTTTTATCTATTCTTGAAGATAAGATTTACTGGAGCGTTTATACGGGAGTGATTTCATATCTGCTTATGGGCGCTCTTTTTGGCGGTGAGATTTTGTATAGAAAGATTTTTATTTTAAGAGATGGCGGATGA
- a CDS encoding acyl carrier protein → MKQEEIFEILKSSLIELFEIEESRIKPETLIYEELEIDSIDAIDLIDHIKRKTGHRLMPEDFKSVKTLEDIVKAVAKKFEA, encoded by the coding sequence ATGAAGCAAGAAGAGATATTTGAAATTTTAAAATCCTCTTTGATAGAGCTTTTTGAGATAGAAGAAAGCAGGATAAAGCCAGAAACGCTTATTTATGAAGAGCTTGAGATAGATAGTATAGATGCGATAGATCTAATCGATCACATCAAGCGAAAAACGGGACATAGACTTATGCCCGAGGATTTTAAGAGCGTAAAGACGCTTGAAGATATCGTTAAAGCGGTTGCAAAGAAATTTGAAGCTTAA
- a CDS encoding phosphopantetheine-binding protein, whose product MQELVNEIKELIINSLNLEDMKPSDIDENAPLFNEGLGLDSVDALELGLAVQKRYGLVLDSKTANLKEIFYSVNSLAKYIFEKRSEQ is encoded by the coding sequence ATGCAAGAGTTAGTTAATGAGATAAAAGAGCTTATCATAAACAGCCTGAATTTGGAGGATATGAAGCCAAGCGATATTGATGAAAACGCACCTCTTTTTAATGAAGGCTTGGGGCTTGATAGCGTAGATGCGCTTGAGCTTGGACTTGCCGTGCAGAAGCGATACGGCCTCGTGCTTGATTCAAAGACGGCGAATTTAAAAGAGATATTTTATAGCGTAAATTCGCTTGCAAAATACATTTTTGAAAAGAGGAGTGAGCAATGA
- a CDS encoding lysophospholipid acyltransferase family protein → MIKTALGSGTMSLKKLLRQALAAVLFIIFGVICMVGNLIFLPIVILGLHKFKTVQNLSRDSVWLSWKFFIAVSKFFGYLDYKFYIKTDLGKNSQMIVANHPSLLDVVFLISKIRRANCIVKGDLTKNVFLSSAIKACGYIPNTANEELLERSVCALENGENLIVFPEGTRTKDEINFHKAASHIATKAASEIIGIAINMQPRSLRKGEPWYSTPDVMIKYDFYELFCLDMKGFFAHKPNPIRAKELHRYMNEIYRKEFECKS, encoded by the coding sequence GTGATAAAAACTGCACTTGGCAGTGGGACTATGAGCCTTAAAAAGCTTTTGCGTCAAGCTTTGGCGGCTGTGCTTTTTATTATTTTTGGAGTTATTTGCATGGTAGGAAATCTAATATTTTTACCTATCGTGATACTCGGTCTTCATAAATTTAAAACAGTTCAAAATTTATCCCGCGATAGCGTTTGGTTGTCTTGGAAATTTTTCATAGCGGTAAGCAAATTTTTTGGCTATTTAGACTATAAATTTTATATCAAAACCGATCTGGGCAAAAATTCCCAAATGATAGTGGCAAACCACCCGTCTCTTTTAGACGTGGTTTTTTTGATATCTAAAATTCGCCGTGCAAACTGCATAGTAAAGGGCGATCTTACTAAAAACGTATTTTTATCATCCGCCATCAAAGCGTGTGGATATATACCAAATACGGCTAACGAAGAGTTGCTTGAAAGAAGCGTTTGCGCTCTTGAAAACGGAGAAAATTTGATCGTCTTTCCCGAAGGAACGAGAACTAAAGATGAGATAAATTTCCACAAAGCCGCATCTCATATTGCGACAAAAGCGGCAAGCGAAATCATAGGCATTGCTATTAATATGCAGCCAAGAAGCCTAAGAAAGGGCGAGCCTTGGTATAGCACGCCCGATGTTATGATAAAATATGACTTTTATGAGCTTTTTTGCCTTGATATGAAAGGTTTTTTTGCTCATAAGCCAAATCCTATAAGAGCCAAAGAGCTGCATAGGTATATGAATGAAATTTACAGGAAGGAGTTTGAATGCAAGAGTTAG